From a single Nicotiana tomentosiformis chromosome 2, ASM39032v3, whole genome shotgun sequence genomic region:
- the LOC104096217 gene encoding protein PIN-LIKES 3-like isoform X1 → MGFVDLFVVALVPVLKTLIITAVGLFLALERVNLLGSAARHYLNNLVFYIFTPALVASSLAETVTSSNIVSLWFMPVNILLTFIIGSALGWVLVKITTTPIQLHGLVISCCAAGNLGNLLLIIIPAVCVEKNSPFGDSITCSTNGKAYASLSMAIGAVYIWTYIYNIIRAYGVQHNTSTANIEDSGEVPELSSNSCTKLLSSQDSLQSDMDHEAQLAVPLIGYETTHEGHFVRKIKQHIKIWTERINLKMLFAPSTIATIVGIIIGVTSLLRKLMIGNEAPLHVIDSSASMLGEAAIPAMTLIVGANLLRGLKKSAVGMRVVIGIQVVRYVAMPLSGICVVKAARHLGLVGSDSLYQFVLLLQYALPSAMTIGTITQLFEVGESECSVIMLWNYALASVALTLWTTYYMWILS, encoded by the exons ATGGGATTTGTGGACTTGTTCGTCGTGGCATTAGTGCCTGTTCTGAAAACTCTCATAATTACTGCTGTTGGCTTGTTCCTTGCTTTGGAACGTGTCAATCTCCTTGGCTCTGCTGCAAGGCACTATTTGAACAAT CTTGTGTTCTATATTTTCACTCCTGCGTTGGTAGCTAGCAGCTTGGCTGAAACAGTAACATCGAGCAACATTGTTTCATT ATGGTTCATGCCCGTGAACATCCTTCTCACATTTATCATCGGTTCAGCACTTGGATGGGTACTTGTGAAAATCACAACAACTCCTATACAACTCCATGGTCTTGTTATTAGTTGCTGTGCTGCAG GGAATCTGGGGAACTTGCTTCTCATTATAATTCCTGCAGTTTGTGTGGAGAAAAATAGTCCCTTTGGAGATTCAATTACATGTTCCACCAATGGAAAAGCCTATGCATCACTATCAATGGCG ATAGGAGCAGTCTATATATGGACTTATATCTATAACATAATTCGAGCATATGGAGTCCAACATAATACCTCAACTGCCAACATAGAGGATTCTGGTGAAGTACCAGAGTTATCGTCCAATAGCTGCACAAAATTGTTATCTTCACAGGATAGCCTACAATCTGATATGGACCATGAAGCTCAACTTGCAGTACCTCTCATTGGATATGAAACCACACATGAG GGACATTTTGTTAGGAAGATCAAACAACATATCAAAATATGGACGGAAAGGATCAATCTCAAAATGTTGTTTGCACCCTCAACGATTGCGACG ATTGTTGGAATCATCATTGGTGTAACGTCCCTGTTAAGAAAGCTGATGATTGGAAATGAGGCTCCATTGCATGTGATTGATAGCTCTGCATCTATGCTAGG AGAGGCTGCAATACCAGCCATGACATTGATAGTTGGAGCAAATCTTCTTAGAG GGCTGAAAAAGTCAGCAGTAGGTATGCGGGTTGTGATAGGCATACAGGTAGTACGTTATGTGGCAATGCCATTATCAGGCATTTGTGTTGTCAAAGCTGCACGCCATTTGGGATTGGTTGGATCAGATTCCTTATATCAGTTTGTGCTTCTCCTGCAATATGCACTTCCTTCTGCAATGACTATAG GTACAATTACACAGTTGTTTGAAGTTGGTGAAAGTGAATGTTCAGTGATTATGCTATGGAATTATGCACTGGCATCAGTTGCACTTACTCTATGGACCACTTACTACATGTGGATTTTATCTTGA
- the LOC104096217 gene encoding protein PIN-LIKES 1-like isoform X2 codes for MGFVDLFVVALVPVLKTLIITAVGLFLALERVNLLGSAARHYLNNLVFYIFTPALVASSLAETVTSSNIVSLWFMPVNILLTFIIGSALGWVLVKITTTPIQLHGLVISCCAAGNLGNLLLIIIPAVCVEKNSPFGDSITCSTNGKAYASLSMAIGAVYIWTYIYNIIRAYGVQHNTSTANIEDSGEVPELSSNSCTKLLSSQDSLQSDMDHEAQLAVPLIGYETTHEGHFVRKIKQHIKIWTERINLKMLFAPSTIATIVGIIIGVTSLLRKLMIGNEAPLHVIDSSASMLGEAAIPAMTLIVGANLLRGTITQLFEVGESECSVIMLWNYALASVALTLWTTYYMWILS; via the exons ATGGGATTTGTGGACTTGTTCGTCGTGGCATTAGTGCCTGTTCTGAAAACTCTCATAATTACTGCTGTTGGCTTGTTCCTTGCTTTGGAACGTGTCAATCTCCTTGGCTCTGCTGCAAGGCACTATTTGAACAAT CTTGTGTTCTATATTTTCACTCCTGCGTTGGTAGCTAGCAGCTTGGCTGAAACAGTAACATCGAGCAACATTGTTTCATT ATGGTTCATGCCCGTGAACATCCTTCTCACATTTATCATCGGTTCAGCACTTGGATGGGTACTTGTGAAAATCACAACAACTCCTATACAACTCCATGGTCTTGTTATTAGTTGCTGTGCTGCAG GGAATCTGGGGAACTTGCTTCTCATTATAATTCCTGCAGTTTGTGTGGAGAAAAATAGTCCCTTTGGAGATTCAATTACATGTTCCACCAATGGAAAAGCCTATGCATCACTATCAATGGCG ATAGGAGCAGTCTATATATGGACTTATATCTATAACATAATTCGAGCATATGGAGTCCAACATAATACCTCAACTGCCAACATAGAGGATTCTGGTGAAGTACCAGAGTTATCGTCCAATAGCTGCACAAAATTGTTATCTTCACAGGATAGCCTACAATCTGATATGGACCATGAAGCTCAACTTGCAGTACCTCTCATTGGATATGAAACCACACATGAG GGACATTTTGTTAGGAAGATCAAACAACATATCAAAATATGGACGGAAAGGATCAATCTCAAAATGTTGTTTGCACCCTCAACGATTGCGACG ATTGTTGGAATCATCATTGGTGTAACGTCCCTGTTAAGAAAGCTGATGATTGGAAATGAGGCTCCATTGCATGTGATTGATAGCTCTGCATCTATGCTAGG AGAGGCTGCAATACCAGCCATGACATTGATAGTTGGAGCAAATCTTCTTAGAG GTACAATTACACAGTTGTTTGAAGTTGGTGAAAGTGAATGTTCAGTGATTATGCTATGGAATTATGCACTGGCATCAGTTGCACTTACTCTATGGACCACTTACTACATGTGGATTTTATCTTGA